TTTGTGAAATGCTGCTGGCCGATGGCGTGAGCCAGGTGGTCAATGTCGACTACGCCGCGCCGGCCTGGTCGCATCCCGGCATGACCTTCTTCCAGGCCGACCTGACCGACGCCGAGGCGACCCGCGCCGTGGCCGAGCAGGTCACGTCGCGCTTCGCCGTCACGCGCCTGGTGAACAATGCCGGCGCCACGCGCCCCGGCACGGCCGACAGCGCCACCGTTGCCGACCTGGACTACGTGAGCGGCCTGCACCTGCAAGCGCCGCTGCTGCTGGTGCAAGCCTGCCTGCCCGCGATGCGCGCCGCAGGCTTCGGCCGCATCGTCAACATGGCCTCGCGCGCGGCGCTGGGCAAGCCCGAGCGCGTGGTGTACTCGGCCACCAAGGCTGGCCTGATCGGCATGACCCGCACGCTCGCGATGGAACTGGGCGGCGACGGCATTACCGTCAACGCCGTGGCCCCGGGCCCGATCGCCACCGAGCTGTTCCGCAAGAGCAATCCGGAAGGCGCGGAGCAGACCAGGCGCATCCTCGCCAGCATTACGGTCAAGCGCATGGGCACCCCGGAGGATGTCGCGCGCGCCGCGCTGTTCTTCCTGTCGCCCGACAACGGCTTCGTCACCGGCCAGGTGATGTACGTATGCGGCGGCACCACGCTGGGCGTTGCGCCGGTTTAAGCGCGCCCCCGGCACTCAAAGATTCGACAAGAAGAGACGTTAACCAAACGTCACGCATGGCGGCCCAGAGCCGGGCCGCCAACCAGGATGCGCGCGAGTGCGCAGCATCCGTTCGGGAACGGCAATCACGCCATTTCAGCACAACGTCCTGCACGGGCCCCAATCTCCGTCGGGACAGCTTTACCGGAGTAATACCGATGAGACACGATTCCCAGACCTCCACCACGCGCCGCCGCCTGCTCGCCGCCGGCGTGGCGCTGGCCACCACCTTTGCCGGCTTCGCTGGCGCCGCGCACGCACAAGGCGGCTACCCGACCAAGCCGATCACGCTGATCGTGCCGTTCTCGGCCGGCGGCACCACCGACATCCTGGCGCGTATCGTCGGCCTGCAGCTGGGCAAGGCGCTCGGCCAGCCGGTGGTGATCGACAACCGTCCGGGCGCGGGCGGCAATATTGGCGCCTCGCTGGCGGCCAAGGCGCCGGGCGACGGCTACACGCTGTTCATGGGCACCATCGGCACGCACGCGATCAACCAGTCGCTGTATTCCAAGCTGCCGTATGACCCGGTCAAGGACTTCGCGCCGATCTCGCGCGTGGCGATGGTGCCGAACCTGGTGGTGGTGAACCCCAAGGTGCCGGTCAACAACGTCAAGGAACTGATCGCCTACGTGAAGGGCAATCCGGACAAGCTGTCGTATGGTTCGTCGGGCAGCGGCTCGTCGATGCACCTGTCGGGTGAGCTGTTCAACTCGATGACCGGCCTGCATATCCAGCACATCCCCTACAAGGGCAGCGCGCCGGCGGTGAACGACCTGCTGGGCAACCAGATCGGTCTGATGTTCGACAACATGCCGTCGTCGTATCCGCACGTGAAGGCGGGCAAGCTGCGCGCAATCGCCGTGACCTCGGCCAAGCGCTCGCCGGCGCTGCCGAACGTGCCGACCGTGGCCGAGTCGGGCGTGCCGGGCTATGAAGCGACTTCCTGGTTCGCGCTGTACGCGACGGGCGGCACGCCGCAGCCCATCGTCGATCGCCTGAACGCTGAAGTGGTCAAGATCCTGGCCATGCCGGAAGTGAAGAAGCAGATGGCTGACCAGGGTGCTGAACCCAATCCGGAAAAGCCGGCGCAGCTGGCCGCATTCATGAAAGCCGAAACCGCCAAGTGGTCCAAGGTCGTGAAGGCCTCGGGCGCTACGGTGGACTGAGCCTGAAGTTTTCGTTGCCTGGATAATCGCCGGTTCCGTCGGGCCGGCCAGATGGCTGATGACCCCACATTCTTCGGAATGTGGGGTTTTGTTTTTTGGTGGCCCAGTGCGAGGCGCCTGGCCTTTCGGCAACGTCGCGCTCCTGCTTCATTTATGTACGTACATATTGCCTACTGAACAGAGCGGCAGCGACGGTGGCGGATGCTGTCGTCCGAAACTGTCTGGGTATGCAGGCAGCCGTTCTTGCAGGGATATTGTCGAAATGCTCCAACCCGGTTCGGGTGGGTGGCTGAGATAAGGCTTGCCACCCCCCCTGGCATTCGCACTATTATGTACGTACATAATCGCCGCCATTACGGCGCAGCCAGGAGTGCAAGGTGCGAAAACTGACTGTAAGGCCACCCATGACCAGGGTGGCAGCGTGAACGCGGGGGGTGCCATGACGCACGCCGTTGCGCCGACCGTGACCGCGCGCGCCGCCAGCTTCGCGGTTGACCGCACGCTGTGCTTTCCGGCCGATGCTCTCGACATCGCCCGGCTTTCCATTTATGACTGCCTGGCCGTGGCGATTGCCGGCACGCGGGAGCCGGTCAGCCAGGCCGTGCGCGGGCTGGTGCGCCAGGAAGGCGGCGCGCCGCAAGCCAGTGCCTTCGGCCTGTCCGAGCGTATCCCCGCCCGCGCCGCGGCGCTGCTCAATGGCGCGGTGGCGCATGCGCTGGACTACGACGACACGCATTTCGATTTCGTCGGCCACCCGAGCGTAGCCGTGCTGCCAGCCGCGCTGGCCGTGGCCGAGCAGCAGCAGGCCGGCGGCAAGGCGCTCCTCGAAGCCTTCCTCATCGGTGTGGAGATCACCTGCCGGGTGGGCGGATGGCTGGGCCGGCCGCACTACAACGCCGGTTTCCACCAGACCGCCACCTCGGGCGCGTTTGGCGCCACCGCTGCCAGCGCCCGCCTGCTCGGCCTCGACGCCGGACAGGCCACCCACGCGCTGGGCCTGGCGGCCACGCGGGCATCCGGCCTGAAGTGCCAGTTCGGCACGATGGCCAAGCCATTTCACGCGGGCATGGCCGCCTCCACCGGCGTGGAAGCGGCCGCGCTCGCCGCGCTGGGCTTCATTGCGCGCCCGGATGCCATCGAATGCCCGGGCGGGTTTGCGGCCACCCATGGCGCGGCGCAAGGCTGTGCGGACGAACCGTTCGCCGGCCTGTCCGAAGCCTTCCGCTTTGTCGACGTCCAGCACAAGTTCCACGCCTGTTGCCACGGTACGCACCCGGCATTGGAAGCCCTGAAGACCCTGCGCACGCGGCACGGGCTGCAGCCCGGCGACATTGCCGGTGTTTCGCTCGACATCGCGCCGCAGTGGCTGCCGGTCTGCTGCATCCCGCAGCCGGCGACTGCACTGGAAGCCAAGTTCAGTCTTTCGCTGACGGCTGCCATGGTGCTGGCCGGTGTGGACACGGCCGCGCTGGCGTCGTTCTCCGACGCCGCCTGCCGCGATGCCAGCCTGGCGGAACTCGCCCGACGCGTCGAGATCTGCCCGGATCCGGCTGTCGCGGATACCGCTTGCCGCGCCACCGTGCTCACCCGCTCGGGCGTCTCGCTGGCCTGCCAGGTCGAGCTGGCCGACCCGATGACGTATGAAACCCGGGCTACCCGCCTGCGCGGCAAGGTCGCGGCCTTGCTGGGCACGCAGCCGGCGCAGGCCTTGTGGGACTTTGTTGAGACCCTTGACGCGCTGCAGGCACCGGACCTGTATCCACGCCTGCACGCCTGGATGGCCGGCGAGGCCGCCTGAGCAGGCCAGTCTGGCCCGGGCAAAACCCATTCAAGACGCTGCCATGGATGCAGCGCAAATCAAGGAGACAGGCATGAAAAAATGGATCGTCGCCGCCGTGCTGGGCGGACTGGCCGGGCTCGCCGGTGCGTCGGACAACTACCCCTCGCGGCCCATCAGGCTGATCGTGGGCTATGCGGCCGGCGGTCCGGTCGACAGCGCGGCGCGGGTCTATGCCCGGCACCTGGGCAACGCGCTGGGGCAGCCGGTCGTGATCGACAACCGCGCGGGCGCCGGCGGTGCCATTGCCGCGACCCAGACTTCCCGGTCAAGCCCGGACGGCTATACGCTCTTCTTCGTCGGCAGCCCGACGCTGACCATGGCCCCGCTGGTCCAGAAGACGGCGACCTACAAGCCGCTCAAGGACTTTACGCTGGTCGGCCTGCTCAACACGTATACCAACGTGCTGCTGGTGCCGAACGAGTCTGCGCTGAAGAGCGTAAATGACCTGGTCAGCTATGCCAGGAGCCATCCCGACGCCATGGCATTCGGTTCGGCGGGCGTGGGCGCATCCAACCACCTCGCCGCGGAACTGCTTGCCCAGCGCGGCGGCGTCCGTTTCCTCCATGTGCCGTACAAGGGCAATTCCCCGGCCGTCACCGACCTGATCGGCGGGAAGATCGGCTTCATGTTCGACGTGACCGGCACCGCGATCGGCTATGTGCAGGGCGGCAAGGTGCGGGCGCTGGCCGTGACTTCCCAGGCGCGCAATGCCGCCTTGCCCGGCGTGCCGACCGTCGCCGAGTCCGGGCTCAAGGGCTTCGACGTGAGCGGCTGGTTCGGCCTGATCGGCCCGCCCGGGCTGCTGCCGGCCGTGGTCGAGCGGCTGGTGGCGGCCAACCGCGAGGTCGGCAACAACGCCGCGTTCCGGCAAAGCCTGGCGCGGGGCGGCTACACGCCCAGCATCAGCGGCCCCGCCCAGTTCACCGAGCGCCTGCGGCAAGACCTGGCGCTGTGGAGCGAGGTCATCACGAAGGCAAAGATCGAGGCGCAATGATCGCCACGCAGGCCTGCCAAACGAGAAGACACAGGCGATCGCGCTCTACTCCGAAGGGATCAACGACGGCGACGGCCTGGTGGCGGCACTGGACGCCGCGCGCCGGGCGCGCAAGCCGGTCGTGATGATGAAGGTAGGGCGCAGCGAGGTGGACGGCGCGGCGGCGCGCTCGCACACTGCCTCGATTGCCGGCGACGATGCGGTGGTTGACGCGGTGCTGGCCGAGCTCGGCGTGGTGCCCGCGCGCGCTGCGGAACGCAGGCCTGCTCACAAGCCTCAATCGCTTCCCACCTGCGGCCCGCCCCCTTGCCGTTTCTCGATCGCAGACTTGAGCAGTGCCGCACTTCGATAAATCCCGTGCGCAAACTTCCCGTACGGCAGCGTCGCAAACAATGCCATCACCACACCAAGGTGCACCGCCAGCAGCAACGGCATCGCCAACGTGTCGCGCAATGCCAGCAACCCGAGCCCGGTGGCACTGGTCAGCAACAGCAGCGCGATGAAACCCCGATCCATCGGCCGTTGCCGCACATCTCCCTGCATCGGATGTCGCCGGAGATTCAGCCATAGCAAGCCAGCAGGCCCGATCAGCAGCCCGACCCCGCCAGCGACACCCAGCAGCACCGGCAGGCTCGCAACCGGATACGGCGCATGCCAGCCCAGCAGGTAGTGGTACGCCGTAGCCACCGCCGTCGAGGCAAAGCACAGCATGAAGCCGTAGAACGTGAAATGGTGGAAACGCCGACGTGCCAGCGTAAAGCCATCGCTGGTCTCGTTGCATCCGTCGCCATGCCCACCATCCAGGTAGGTCAGCGCCAGCACGTTCTTCGCGGCCTCGACCACCGCAGGCGCTGACGCCGTGCCGGCCGACACGTCGCGCCAGAACCGCCGCACGCCAACCCCAAGCGCAAGCACCGAAAACCCGAACACCGCACCAAACATCGCAGCCAGCGTGTTGTGCGGGAACACTGCGTAGAAGTTGCCGCCGGCATGCCGCTGCCACAGGGCACCACCCATCATCACCGCCAGCACCAGGAACAATGCCAGCCCCAAGGCAAGCGCAACCGACACCGTCAGGCCGTTGCGCTTGTAGAGCTTGCCCAGCGGCGCCGGCCACGCATATTCACTGTACGTCTCCAGCCGCACCTTCGCCATCGCCTGTGGCACATTGACGCCGAAATCATGCGGCGGCGCGTACTGGCAGGCGTGATAGCACGCCCCGCAGTTGTGGCACAGGTTCGCCAGGTAGTTGACGTCGGCCTTGCCGAACTCCAGCCGCCGCGTCATCGCGGGGAACACCGCGCAGAAGCCTTCGCAGTAGCGGCAGGCATTGCAGATCTGCATCTGCCGCGCGACTTCGGCTTCGTTGTCGGTCAGCGGCAGAATGCGAATCACGCGACCGGCGCCAGGCGTGGCAATCGTGCCTGCATCCTCGCCGGCCAGTTGCGCGGCCTCGCGCGCCAGGGCTTCAAGCTTCTGCATGAACCGCTCCCGTCTTGATGCCAGCCGCTCGCGCGGCTTGCGTGCCAGCGATACGTCCGAACGCCGTGCCGATCGACATGCCGACCCCGGCCGTATATCCCTTGCCGAGCACGTTGCCCGCCATCATTTCCCCTGCCACGAACAGATTCCCGCTCGGCCTGCCGCCGAAATGCACCTGGGCCCGGTCGTTGACCTTGAGCCCCAGGTAAGTGAAGGTGATGCCCGGCCGCAGCGCGTAGCCGTAGAAAGGCGCCTGGTCCAGCGGCCGTGCCCAGTGCGTCTTGGCCGGTACCAAGCCCTCGGTATGGCAATCGTCCAGCGCGGTATGGTCGAAGGTGCCGACGCGGCACGCCGCGTTGTGGTCCTGCACGGTGCGAACGAACTGCGCTTCCGGCAGCCCGAGCTTGCGCGCGAGTTCAGGCAGCGTGTCGGCCTTCTCGCCGGGGAACACCGGCGGCATGAAGCGGCCGATGGCCTGGCTGTCGATGATCGAGTAGCCGATCTGCCCGGGCTGCTGCGCCACCAGACGGCCCCAGATCGCATAGCGCTTGGGCCAGAAGTCCTCGCCCTCGTCATAGAAGCGCTCGGCGTCGCGGTTGACGACAATACCCAGCGACACGCAGTCGATGCGCGTGCAGATGCCGCCGTCATAGAGCGGTGCGCGCGCATCGATGGCGACACAGTGCGACTGCGACGGATCGCCGATGGCATCGGCACCGGCTTCGATCATGTGGCGCAGCAGCACGCCCTGGTTGAAGCGGGTGCCGCGGATCAGGAAGTTGTCGGCGGGCCATTCGCCGCGTTCGTTCTGGCCCCAGGCCTCGCGCAGCCATTCGCGGTTGGACTCGAAGCCGCCCGCGGCCAGCACGCAGGTGCGCGCGGTGAAGCGCTGGCTGCCGCTGCGTGCGGCGACGAAGCGGTCGCCATCCATCTCGATCGCGTCGACCGGGGTTTCATAGCGGACCTGCACGCCCATCGCTTCGGCGCTGCGGTAATACGCATTGACCAGCGCCTTGCCGCCGCCCATGAAGAAGGCGTTGGTGCGGGCCACATGCAGCGCCCCCGACAGCGGCGGCTGGAAGCGCACGCCATGCCTGCGCATCCACGGCCGGCAGCCGGACGAGGCGCGGATTACCAGCCGCGCCAGGTGCTCGTCGGTGATGCCGCCGGTGACCCTGAGCAGGTCCTGCCAGTACTCTTCTTCGGGATAGGCATCGACCAGCACGTCTTGCGGCGCGTCGTGCATGCAGCGCAGGTTGCGGGTGTGCTGGGAATTGCCGCCACGCCAGGCGCGCGGCGCGGATTCGAGCAGCAGCACCGAGGCCCCGGCTTCGCGCGCCATCAGCGCCGCGCACAGGGCCGCGTTGCCGCCGCCGATTACCAATACATCGACCAATTCGTCTGCCATCGGATTGCCTCCTTGCTGGCGCCATCTTGGCCGGCAAGGCGACAAGCCGCCATCAGGGCCGCGGCAAGGGGGCTTCAGCTTTCGTGAAGCCCTGGCGGGGACAACTCCCAGAGGCGTCAGCGCGGCCGCAGCGTGGCGCCCGGCCAGCGCCCTTCGCGCACCAGCGTGGCGGCCACGTCGGCCAGCACCACGCGCGCGGCCAGTCCCGCGGGCGACAGTTCGTCGTCGGACAGGCTGACCAGCAGGTTGGGGCGGGTCGCGCCGGTGTCGGTGAGCAGCACGCTGCGGTAGGGCATGCCCTGGCTGCGCGCCAGCGCCGCGCCGGGCTGGATGGTGGCGCCCAGGCCACCCTGCACGGCATCCATCAGGATGGCCAGGCCGTCGATCTCGGCCACCACCTGCGGCTCGCGCCTGGCCTGCCGGAAGCAGGCGGCGACCAGCGCGCGCAATCCGTGCGAGCCACTGGGCAGGATCAGCGGCAGCTTGCCCAGCGCCGCCACCGAGGTGCTTTCGCCGCGCGGCATGCCGGCCAGGCCCTCGGCGCCGATCACGAACAGGCGCTCGTCGAGCAGCGGCAGCACGCTCCAGCGCTGCGCCGGCTCCTCGCTGAACAGCACCGCGAGGTCGATCTGGCGCGCGCTCAGCATGGCGCCAAGGTAGCCGGACAGGCTTTCCACCATGCGCAGCCGCACGTCGGGGTAGCGCTCGCGCATGGCCTGCATGAAGGGCAGCGCGAGCACGCCGGCGGTGCTGGGCGGCAGCCCGACGCTGACGTGGCCCGACAAGCGCGCCTGGCGTGCGGCCAGCGCGGCGTCGTCGATATGGCGCAGCGCCAGCTGGGCCTGGCGCCAGAAGGCCAGCCCGGCATCGGTGGCGACCACGCCGGTGGAGGTGCGCTGCAGCAGCCGCGTCGACAGTTCGCTTTCCAGCCGGCTGATCTGCTGGCTCAGCGCGGAGGTGACCACGCCCAGCTCCAGCGCCGCCTTGCCCATGCTGCCATGCTCGATCACGCTGACGAAGTAGCGCAGTTGCCTCAGTTCCATGTCGCGTCCCCGCTGCCGCAATTTGCCGGCATGGTAGCGGAAATCCCGTCGCGGTTCACGAATCCTGAAGACCCCTTAACGTCCGCCCGATGGCGCGCGCCGCGGCGGCTGCGTAGAGTCGCACCACCAGAAGCGGGCGCCTGCCCG
This genomic window from Cupriavidus sp. P-10 contains:
- a CDS encoding SDR family NAD(P)-dependent oxidoreductase, giving the protein MSLPVATLVTGGSSGIGRAICEMLLADGVSQVVNVDYAAPAWSHPGMTFFQADLTDAEATRAVAEQVTSRFAVTRLVNNAGATRPGTADSATVADLDYVSGLHLQAPLLLVQACLPAMRAAGFGRIVNMASRAALGKPERVVYSATKAGLIGMTRTLAMELGGDGITVNAVAPGPIATELFRKSNPEGAEQTRRILASITVKRMGTPEDVARAALFFLSPDNGFVTGQVMYVCGGTTLGVAPV
- a CDS encoding Bug family tripartite tricarboxylate transporter substrate binding protein encodes the protein MRHDSQTSTTRRRLLAAGVALATTFAGFAGAAHAQGGYPTKPITLIVPFSAGGTTDILARIVGLQLGKALGQPVVIDNRPGAGGNIGASLAAKAPGDGYTLFMGTIGTHAINQSLYSKLPYDPVKDFAPISRVAMVPNLVVVNPKVPVNNVKELIAYVKGNPDKLSYGSSGSGSSMHLSGELFNSMTGLHIQHIPYKGSAPAVNDLLGNQIGLMFDNMPSSYPHVKAGKLRAIAVTSAKRSPALPNVPTVAESGVPGYEATSWFALYATGGTPQPIVDRLNAEVVKILAMPEVKKQMADQGAEPNPEKPAQLAAFMKAETAKWSKVVKASGATVD
- a CDS encoding MmgE/PrpD family protein, producing MTHAVAPTVTARAASFAVDRTLCFPADALDIARLSIYDCLAVAIAGTREPVSQAVRGLVRQEGGAPQASAFGLSERIPARAAALLNGAVAHALDYDDTHFDFVGHPSVAVLPAALAVAEQQQAGGKALLEAFLIGVEITCRVGGWLGRPHYNAGFHQTATSGAFGATAASARLLGLDAGQATHALGLAATRASGLKCQFGTMAKPFHAGMAASTGVEAAALAALGFIARPDAIECPGGFAATHGAAQGCADEPFAGLSEAFRFVDVQHKFHACCHGTHPALEALKTLRTRHGLQPGDIAGVSLDIAPQWLPVCCIPQPATALEAKFSLSLTAAMVLAGVDTAALASFSDAACRDASLAELARRVEICPDPAVADTACRATVLTRSGVSLACQVELADPMTYETRATRLRGKVAALLGTQPAQALWDFVETLDALQAPDLYPRLHAWMAGEAA
- a CDS encoding Bug family tripartite tricarboxylate transporter substrate binding protein gives rise to the protein MKKWIVAAVLGGLAGLAGASDNYPSRPIRLIVGYAAGGPVDSAARVYARHLGNALGQPVVIDNRAGAGGAIAATQTSRSSPDGYTLFFVGSPTLTMAPLVQKTATYKPLKDFTLVGLLNTYTNVLLVPNESALKSVNDLVSYARSHPDAMAFGSAGVGASNHLAAELLAQRGGVRFLHVPYKGNSPAVTDLIGGKIGFMFDVTGTAIGYVQGGKVRALAVTSQARNAALPGVPTVAESGLKGFDVSGWFGLIGPPGLLPAVVERLVAANREVGNNAAFRQSLARGGYTPSISGPAQFTERLRQDLALWSEVITKAKIEAQ
- the tcuB gene encoding tricarballylate utilization 4Fe-4S protein TcuB → MQKLEALAREAAQLAGEDAGTIATPGAGRVIRILPLTDNEAEVARQMQICNACRYCEGFCAVFPAMTRRLEFGKADVNYLANLCHNCGACYHACQYAPPHDFGVNVPQAMAKVRLETYSEYAWPAPLGKLYKRNGLTVSVALALGLALFLVLAVMMGGALWQRHAGGNFYAVFPHNTLAAMFGAVFGFSVLALGVGVRRFWRDVSAGTASAPAVVEAAKNVLALTYLDGGHGDGCNETSDGFTLARRRFHHFTFYGFMLCFASTAVATAYHYLLGWHAPYPVASLPVLLGVAGGVGLLIGPAGLLWLNLRRHPMQGDVRQRPMDRGFIALLLLTSATGLGLLALRDTLAMPLLLAVHLGVVMALFATLPYGKFAHGIYRSAALLKSAIEKRQGGGPQVGSD
- the tcuA gene encoding FAD-dependent tricarballylate dehydrogenase TcuA: MVDVLVIGGGNAALCAALMAREAGASVLLLESAPRAWRGGNSQHTRNLRCMHDAPQDVLVDAYPEEEYWQDLLRVTGGITDEHLARLVIRASSGCRPWMRRHGVRFQPPLSGALHVARTNAFFMGGGKALVNAYYRSAEAMGVQVRYETPVDAIEMDGDRFVAARSGSQRFTARTCVLAAGGFESNREWLREAWGQNERGEWPADNFLIRGTRFNQGVLLRHMIEAGADAIGDPSQSHCVAIDARAPLYDGGICTRIDCVSLGIVVNRDAERFYDEGEDFWPKRYAIWGRLVAQQPGQIGYSIIDSQAIGRFMPPVFPGEKADTLPELARKLGLPEAQFVRTVQDHNAACRVGTFDHTALDDCHTEGLVPAKTHWARPLDQAPFYGYALRPGITFTYLGLKVNDRAQVHFGGRPSGNLFVAGEMMAGNVLGKGYTAGVGMSIGTAFGRIAGTQAARAAGIKTGAVHAEA
- a CDS encoding LysR family transcriptional regulator, which encodes MELRQLRYFVSVIEHGSMGKAALELGVVTSALSQQISRLESELSTRLLQRTSTGVVATDAGLAFWRQAQLALRHIDDAALAARQARLSGHVSVGLPPSTAGVLALPFMQAMRERYPDVRLRMVESLSGYLGAMLSARQIDLAVLFSEEPAQRWSVLPLLDERLFVIGAEGLAGMPRGESTSVAALGKLPLILPSGSHGLRALVAACFRQARREPQVVAEIDGLAILMDAVQGGLGATIQPGAALARSQGMPYRSVLLTDTGATRPNLLVSLSDDELSPAGLAARVVLADVAATLVREGRWPGATLRPR